The following coding sequences lie in one Apium graveolens cultivar Ventura chromosome 3, ASM990537v1, whole genome shotgun sequence genomic window:
- the LOC141714245 gene encoding uncharacterized protein LOC141714245 has protein sequence MDKSWMRADKDSLEYEIGVENFLLYAKENCKDPKLIPCPYARCCNFKKFSVKIIRGHLYENSFSLGYINWIWHMASANPRSYAASTMPTPSSVNIEENIEENIGASEVGDICEAAYNRGNLGDDCDKDSDEFKRFLADAEQPLFEGSDSSKLESMLKLHNWKARFGISDSAFTDLLSSVGSLLPKDHVLLINEYTAKKTLSDLGLEYIKIHACPNDCILYRGVNSDIVECPKCHKSRWKLGKDGKERVNVPTKVMWYFPIIPKFKRMFISESTAKLKTWHVNQRSQDGHMRHPADSPSLRNVDYRWPTFGNKPRNIQLALAADVLVSGPQERGNNIDVFLQPLIDDLKKLWEEGEPNVFGVHTKSFFTLKAILMWTINDFPAYGNLSGCVNKGYMSWPVCGDDTTAKYLPHSKKMSFQGHRRYLPRHHPYRKKKAAFNGEQELGFARPPLSGEEVLLQQERIKFSFGKAVKKSNKVHCPWKKNQFSLT, from the exons ATGGATAAATCATGGATGCGGGCTGATAAGGATTCATTAGAGTATGAGATCGGGGTTGAAAACTTTCTATTATACGCCAAAGAAAACTGTAAAGATCCTAAACTAATACCCTGTCCATATGCACGTTGCTGTAATTTCAAAAAGTTCTCTGTGAAAATCATTAGAGGTCATTTGTATGAAAATAGCTTTAGTTTGGGGTATATAAACTGGATTTGGCATATGGCTAGTGCCAATCCTAGGTCATATGCCGCTAGCACAATGCCGACTCCCTCTTCAGTGAATATAGAAGAGAATATCGAAGAAAATATTGGGGCATCAGAAGTAGGTGATATTTGTGAAGCAGCATATAATCGGGGTAATTTGGGTGATGATTGTGATAAAGATTCAGACGAGTTCAAGCGGTTTTTGGCCGATGCTGAGCAACCGTTATTTGAGGGCAGTGATAGTAGTAAATTAGAATCAATGCTAAAATTACATAACTGGAAAGCGAGATTCGGGATTAGTGATAGCGCCTTTACAGATTTACTCTCTTCGGTTGGTTCTTTACTTCCCAAAGATCATGTCTTGCTAATTAATGAATACACAGCTAAAAAAACCCTATCTGATCTAGGCCTTGAGTATATAAAAATCCATGCATGTCCGAATGATTGCATTCTATATAGGGGTGTCAATTCCGATATTGTCGAGTGCCCCAAGTGTCACAAATCTCGGTGGAAGTTAGGAAAAGATGGTAAAGAGAGAGTCAACGTTCCGACCAAAGTTATGTGGTATTTCCCGATCATTCCCAAATTTAAGCGGATGTTTATATCTGAATCTACCGCTAAACTAAAGACTTGGCATGTGAACCAAAgaagtcaagatggtcacatGCGCCATCCAGCTGACTCTCCTTCATTGCGGAATGTCGATTATAGGTGGCCAACCTTCGGTAATAAGCCAAGAAATATTCAGTTAGCCTTGGCAGCTGATG taTTAGTCTCTGGCCCGCAAGAGCGAGGTAATAATATTGACGTGTTTTTGCAACCATTGATCGATGATTTGAAGAAGCTTTGGGAAGAAGGTGAACCAAATGTGTTTGGCGTTCATACTAAATCTTTTTTCACTTTAAAGGCAATTCTAATGTGGACGATAAATGACTTTCCCGCATATGGTAATTTGTCTGGTTGTGTGAATAAGGGTTATATGTCTTGGCCTGTTTGTGGGGATGATACCACGGCTAAATACTTACCTCATTCGAAGAAAATGTCTTTCCAAGGTCATCGTCGATATTTACCTAGGCACCATCCTTATAGGAAGAAGAAGGCGGCTTTTAATGGTGAACAAGAGTTAGGATTTGCGCGTCCACCCCTTTCCGGTGAAGAAGTTTTACTGCAACAGGAGCGAATAAAATTTTCTTTTGGAAAAGCAGTAAAGAAGTCAAACAAGGTGCACTGTCCATGGAAAAAAAATCAATTTtctttgacttag